A window of Chaetodon auriga isolate fChaAug3 chromosome 2, fChaAug3.hap1, whole genome shotgun sequence contains these coding sequences:
- the mst1rb gene encoding macrophage-stimulating protein receptor isoform X2 — translation MVHWTTQWGTCVWLQTLLSFASADCSSVVPNPVNFSVVYTMPFFQARGPIQNIVNNSFYQEVYVASQNVIEAVNRSLEKVWELRTGPVGSPECHICDLCNVDKDPNFLEDTDNQVLLLDTLFMYLYSCGSSQYGVCYFHQLNANGESPSLSKCLFRKDSNSAAYCPDCVASPLGTKVTMVEEGQTVYFFVANTVNDSVTQRYGRKSISVRRPLATEDGFYGDVRGLTVLPGLRRTYHIEYVYSFFTQEFVYFLSVQRESPDQDSSPFQTRLGRLPRNEWEMKRYREVILECRFEPKRRRRNVASEPYKDVVYNVVQAAHFGKAGRELAEELGAEEEDDILYGVFAVTDDNGVTEHDSALCAFPMDNVNKAIVDGVDDCCESGPEQLSRGLCHFQPCESCPHESMENNATCRDHPTMVSKPYYRVDLFNRQMTDVLLTSLLVTTIENKTVAHIGTSTGRLLQLVLTRSSPIIFANYSLVENQRVSSIAAVYSSEYLLFVVGDKMIQVPQRGPGCQHFLTCAMCLTAPKFMGCGWCSGVCTWESECHSRWRNESCPPGITGFFPRTAPPDGQTELTVCGWEFQSPMRPAITSRTHQVRLGQTACTVLSAKSNSTHLLCKIRSGATELSKPVNITVEVHESKVEARYSIDGNAEMPGFTFVIPNITEIQPNYGPRVGGTLITVTGPHLDAGKTRKVTLNDVPCPIKRVTKPKGNVSSIICLSQHISEVRDVPLSVFIDKSPVLTTKVFYYKENPKITAVLPACSFDRGSKIVIEGENLDSVYRTIIRFKPNESHLKPVTRECIGKSLPTRMECVSPVFPRDETEEGELSFDMDGAVGLWDKEFSYHPYGEPIPFETEGHVLSLYPGFDEVSLHHQKLNLVSSCMTIIMTVAGVNCDAKVLDNEITCRIPKNMTIPSEGLPVKISINGQVHNVGTVVRVSNHYMVGIVLGILAALVAGAVLAFVVMKHLRKKKKASMVETRLAHNANRSGTNNVELSPVGDYRRVSLSPPTPLVGSVVFPTRAYAAGSIDPSLTPLMPPEKISISSFRPELLEEVKDVLIPAEMLLVQHHRIIGKGHFGTVYHGYFTDHNSREIHCAVKSLNRITDVEEVEQFLKEGIIMKGFHHSNVLSLLGILLPHEGLPLVVLPYMKHGDLRHFIRCEKRNPTVKDLIGFGLQVAKGMEYLAQKKFVHRDLAARNCMLDESYTVKVADFGMARDVFDKEYYSVQDHRKAKLPVKWMAIESLQTQKFTSKSDVWSFGVMMWEMLTRGASPYPEVDPYDITHYLLKGRRLPQPQYCPDPLYSIMLQCWDPDPELRPSFATLVSAVSTILSSLEGEHYISLNVTYVNLDQPRPYPALTESADEYDSTDVEDSGSVSS, via the exons ATGGTCCACTGGACCACACAGTGGGGGACATGTGTCTGGCTCCAGACTCTGCTGTCCTTTGCCTCGGCCGACTGCTCCTCAGTTGTCCCCAACCCTGTCAACTTCTCTGTGGTTTACACCATGCCCTTCTTCCAGGCCCGGGGGCCCATCCAGAACATAGTCAACAACTCGTTTTACCAGGAGGTGTATGTAGCCTCTCAGAATGTGATCGAAGCCGTCAACAGAAGCTTGGAGAAGGTGTGGGAGCTCCGCACTGGGCCGGTGGGAAGCCCAGAGTGTCACATATGCGATTTGTGCAACGTTGACAAGGATCCCAACTTCCTCGAGGACACAGACAATCAGGTCTTACTGCTGGATACTctctttatgtatttatactCTTGTGGAAGTTCTCAGTATGGCGTATGTTATTTCCACCAACTTAACGCAAACGGAGAGTCACCCTCTCTTTCTAAGTGTTTGTTCAGAAAGGATTCCAACTCTGCTGCTTACTGTCCAGACTGTGTGGCCAGCCCTCTTGGCACCAAAGTCACCATGGTTGAAGAGGGTCAGACAGTCTACTTCTTTGTTGCCAACACTGTCAATGACAGCGTGACCCAGCGTTACGGAAGGAAATCTATATCAGTGCGTCGACCGCTGGCCACGGAAGATGGTTTCTATGGTGATGTGCGTGGCCTGACTGTTCTCCCGGGCTTGCGGAGGACATATCACATTGAATATGTCTACAGCTTTTTCACTCAGGAGTTTGTCTACTTCCTCTCAGTTCAAAGAGAGAGCCCCGATCAGGACTCATCTCCGTTTCAGACTCGCTTGGGCCGTCTCCCACGGAAtgaatgggaaatgaaaaggtATCGTGAGGTGATCCTGGAGTGTCGGTTTGAACCAAAACGCCGCAGGAGAAATGTAGCCAGTGAACCCTACAAGGATGTGGTGTACAATGTGGTCCAGGCAGCCCATTTTGGCAAGGCAGGCAGGGAGCTGGCAGAGGAGTTaggggcagaggaggaggatgacattCTCTACGGGGTTTTTGCTGTTACTGATGACAATGGGGTCACGGAGCACGACTCGGCCCTGTGCGCCTTCCCCATGGACAACGTGAACAAAGCAATCGTAGACGGGGTGGATGACTGCTGCGAGTCCGGACCAGAGCAGCTCTCCAGAGGGCTCTGCCATTTCCAGCCCTGTGAGAGCTGTCCACATGAG AGCATGGAGAACAACGCGACATGCAGAGACCATCCTACTATGGTGTCAAAGCCCTACTACAGAGTGGACCTCTTCAACAGGCAGATGACTGACGTCCTGCTCACATCTTTGCTGGTCACAACCATAGAGAACAAGACCGTAGCCCATATTGGCACCTCGACTGGACGTCTGCTGCAG ctTGTGCTGACAAGGTCTAGCCCTATTATCTTTGCCAATTACTCCTTGGTAGAAAACCAGAGGGTCTCATCCATTGCTGCTGTTTACTCGTCAGAGTATCTTCTCTTTGTGGTTGGAGACAAG ATGATCCAGGTGCCCCAGAGAGGACCAGGCTGTCAACACTTTCTGACTTGCGCCATGTGTCTGACAGCCCCTAAGTTCATGGGCTGTGGCTGGTGCTCTGGAGTGTGCACCTGGGAAAGCGAGTGTCACAGTCGGTGGAGGAACGAGTCCTGCCCACCAGGGATCACAGGG TTCTTTCCACGGACTGCTCCCCCTGATGGTCAAACAGAGCTAACGGTGTGTGGATGGGAGTTCCAGTCCCCCATGAGACCCGCCATCACTTCCAGAACCCACCAGGTCCGACTTGGACAGACTGCTTGCACTGTGCTTTCAGCCAAAAGCAACAGCACACA CCTGCTGTGTAAGATTCGCTCCGGGGCCACTGAGCTGTCCAAACCAGTCAACATTACAGTGGAGGTGCATGAGAGCAAGGTGGAGGCACGCTACTCCATTGATGGGAACGCAGAAATGCCGGGATTTACATTTGTG ATTCCCAACATCACAGAAATTCAGCCCAACTATGGGCCTCGTGTTGGGGGCACACTCATCACAGTAACTGGACCTCATTTGGATGCTGGGAAGACGAGGAAAGTCACTCTCAATGATGTGCCCTGTCCTATAAAGAG AGTCACAAAGCCCAAAGGCAATGTGTCCtccatcatctgtctgtcccAGCACATCTCTGAAGTGAGGGACGTTCCTCTGAGCGTTTTCATCGACAAGTCTCCTGTTCTGACCACAAAGGTGTTTTACTACAAAGAAAATCCAAAGATTACAGCTGTCCTGCCAGCATGTAGTTTTGACAG GGGGTCAAAGATTGTGATTGAAGGGGAGAACCTGGACTCTGTTTACCGCACCATCATCCGCTTTAAACCCAATGAAAGCCACTTGAAACCTGTGACAAGG gAGTGCATCGGCAAATCCTTGCCCACAAGGATGGAGTGTGTCTCTCCTGTGTTCCCCAGggatgagacagaggaaggagagctttCTTTTGACATGGATGGAGCGGTGGGACTTTGGGACAAAGAGTTCTCCTACCACCCCTACGGCGAGCCCATACCTTTTGAAACAGAGGGACACGTGCTGAGTTTGTACCCTGGGTTTGATGAAGTGTCATTACAT CATCAAAAGCTGAACCTGGTGAGCTCCTGCATGACCATCATTATGACGGTGGCAGGTGTTAATTGTGACGCTAAAGTCCTGGATAATGAGATCACCTGCAGGATCCCCAAAAACATGACCATTCCCAGCGAGGGACTGCCAGTGAAG ATCTCCATCAACGGGCAGGTCCACAATGTTGGCACGGTGGTGAGGGTCAGCAACCACTACATGGTGGGCATTGTTCTGGGGATCCTGGCAGCTCTGGTGGCAGGGGCGGTGCTGGCCTTTGTTGTCATGAAACACTTacggaagaagaagaaag cctCCATGGTAGAGACCCGTTTGGCCCACAATGCTAACCGCTCTGGTACAAATAATGTGGAGCTGTCACCTGTCGGGGACTACAGGAGAG TATCCTTGAGTCCTCCCACACCTCTGGTGGGGTCGGTGGTGTTCCCCACCCGGGCCTACGCTGCAGGCAGCATAGATCCTTCCCTCACTCCCCTCATGCCCCCAGAGAAGATCTCCATCTCCAGTTTTAGgccagagctgctggaggaggtgaaggatgTTCTCATTCCCGCTGAGATGCTTCTTGTGCAGCACCACCGGATCATAGGGAAGG gccATTTTGGCACTGTCTATCATGGCTACTTCACTGACCACAACAGCAGAGAAATCCACTGTGCTGTCAAGTCTTTGAATA GAATAACAGATGTCGAGGAGGTGGAGCAGTTTCTGAAGGAAGGTATCATAATGAAGGGGTTCCACCATAGTAATGTGCTGTCTCTGCTCGGCATCCTCCTGCCACACGAAGGGCTCCCTCTAGTGGTGCTACCGTACATGAAACACGGGGACCTGCGGCACTTCATACGCTGCGAGAAGAGG AATCCTACCGTGAAAGATTTGATTGGCTTCGGGCTGCAGGTTGCCAAGGGGATGGAGTATTTGGCCCAGAAGAAATTTGTGCACAGAGACCTCGCAGCACGCAACTGCAT gCTGGACGAGTCATATACAGTCAAGGTGGCAGACTTTGGCATGGCCAGAGATGTTTTTGATAAGGAGTATTACAGTGTTCAGGATCACAGGAAGGCTAAACTGCCTGTCAAGTGGATGGCCATCGAGagtctgcagacacagaaatTCACCTCCAAGTCAGATGTG TGGTCCTTTGGTGTGATGATGTGGGAGATGCTGACCAGAGGAGCAAGCCCCTACCCGGAGGTGGACCCTTATGACATAACACATTACTTACTGAAGGGCAGGAGGCTTCCCCAGCCTCAGTACTGCCCTGACCCTTT gtaTAGCATTATGCTTCAGTGCTGGGACCCCGATCCAGAGTTGAGGCCCAGTTTTGCTACGTTGGTGTCAGCTGTCTCCACCATCCTGTCCAGCCTGGAGGGAGAACACTACATCAGTCTGAATGTCACCTACGTCAACCTGGACCAACCGCGGCCCTACCCAGCCCTCACAGAGTCTGCTGACGAATACGACTCCACAGATGTTGAAGACTCAGGCTCAGTCTCTTCCTGA
- the mst1rb gene encoding macrophage-stimulating protein receptor isoform X1: MVHWTTQWGTCVWLQTLLSFASADCSSVVPNPVNFSVVYTMPFFQARGPIQNIVNNSFYQEVYVASQNVIEAVNRSLEKVWELRTGPVGSPECHICDLCNVDKDPNFLEDTDNQVLLLDTLFMYLYSCGSSQYGVCYFHQLNANGESPSLSKCLFRKDSNSAAYCPDCVASPLGTKVTMVEEGQTVYFFVANTVNDSVTQRYGRKSISVRRPLATEDGFYGDVRGLTVLPGLRRTYHIEYVYSFFTQEFVYFLSVQRESPDQDSSPFQTRLGRLPRNEWEMKRYREVILECRFEPKRRRRNVASEPYKDVVYNVVQAAHFGKAGRELAEELGAEEEDDILYGVFAVTDDNGVTEHDSALCAFPMDNVNKAIVDGVDDCCESGPEQLSRGLCHFQPCESCPHESMENNATCRDHPTMVSKPYYRVDLFNRQMTDVLLTSLLVTTIENKTVAHIGTSTGRLLQLVLTRSSPIIFANYSLVENQRVSSIAAVYSSEYLLFVVGDKMIQVPQRGPGCQHFLTCAMCLTAPKFMGCGWCSGVCTWESECHSRWRNESCPPGITGFFPRTAPPDGQTELTVCGWEFQSPMRPAITSRTHQVRLGQTACTVLSAKSNSTHLLCKIRSGATELSKPVNITVEVHESKVEARYSIDGNAEMPGFTFVIPNITEIQPNYGPRVGGTLITVTGPHLDAGKTRKVTLNDVPCPIKRVTKPKGNVSSIICLSQHISEVRDVPLSVFIDKSPVLTTKVFYYKENPKITAVLPACSFDRGSKIVIEGENLDSVYRTIIRFKPNESHLKPVTRECIGKSLPTRMECVSPVFPRDETEEGELSFDMDGAVGLWDKEFSYHPYGEPIPFETEGHVLSLYPGFDEVSLHHQKLNLVSSCMTIIMTVAGVNCDAKVLDNEITCRIPKNMTIPSEGLPVKISINGQVHNVGTVVRVSNHYMVGIVLGILAALVAGAVLAFVVMKHLRKKKKASMVETRLAHNANRSGTNNVELSPVGDYRRVVSLSPPTPLVGSVVFPTRAYAAGSIDPSLTPLMPPEKISISSFRPELLEEVKDVLIPAEMLLVQHHRIIGKGHFGTVYHGYFTDHNSREIHCAVKSLNRITDVEEVEQFLKEGIIMKGFHHSNVLSLLGILLPHEGLPLVVLPYMKHGDLRHFIRCEKRNPTVKDLIGFGLQVAKGMEYLAQKKFVHRDLAARNCMLDESYTVKVADFGMARDVFDKEYYSVQDHRKAKLPVKWMAIESLQTQKFTSKSDVWSFGVMMWEMLTRGASPYPEVDPYDITHYLLKGRRLPQPQYCPDPLYSIMLQCWDPDPELRPSFATLVSAVSTILSSLEGEHYISLNVTYVNLDQPRPYPALTESADEYDSTDVEDSGSVSS, encoded by the exons ATGGTCCACTGGACCACACAGTGGGGGACATGTGTCTGGCTCCAGACTCTGCTGTCCTTTGCCTCGGCCGACTGCTCCTCAGTTGTCCCCAACCCTGTCAACTTCTCTGTGGTTTACACCATGCCCTTCTTCCAGGCCCGGGGGCCCATCCAGAACATAGTCAACAACTCGTTTTACCAGGAGGTGTATGTAGCCTCTCAGAATGTGATCGAAGCCGTCAACAGAAGCTTGGAGAAGGTGTGGGAGCTCCGCACTGGGCCGGTGGGAAGCCCAGAGTGTCACATATGCGATTTGTGCAACGTTGACAAGGATCCCAACTTCCTCGAGGACACAGACAATCAGGTCTTACTGCTGGATACTctctttatgtatttatactCTTGTGGAAGTTCTCAGTATGGCGTATGTTATTTCCACCAACTTAACGCAAACGGAGAGTCACCCTCTCTTTCTAAGTGTTTGTTCAGAAAGGATTCCAACTCTGCTGCTTACTGTCCAGACTGTGTGGCCAGCCCTCTTGGCACCAAAGTCACCATGGTTGAAGAGGGTCAGACAGTCTACTTCTTTGTTGCCAACACTGTCAATGACAGCGTGACCCAGCGTTACGGAAGGAAATCTATATCAGTGCGTCGACCGCTGGCCACGGAAGATGGTTTCTATGGTGATGTGCGTGGCCTGACTGTTCTCCCGGGCTTGCGGAGGACATATCACATTGAATATGTCTACAGCTTTTTCACTCAGGAGTTTGTCTACTTCCTCTCAGTTCAAAGAGAGAGCCCCGATCAGGACTCATCTCCGTTTCAGACTCGCTTGGGCCGTCTCCCACGGAAtgaatgggaaatgaaaaggtATCGTGAGGTGATCCTGGAGTGTCGGTTTGAACCAAAACGCCGCAGGAGAAATGTAGCCAGTGAACCCTACAAGGATGTGGTGTACAATGTGGTCCAGGCAGCCCATTTTGGCAAGGCAGGCAGGGAGCTGGCAGAGGAGTTaggggcagaggaggaggatgacattCTCTACGGGGTTTTTGCTGTTACTGATGACAATGGGGTCACGGAGCACGACTCGGCCCTGTGCGCCTTCCCCATGGACAACGTGAACAAAGCAATCGTAGACGGGGTGGATGACTGCTGCGAGTCCGGACCAGAGCAGCTCTCCAGAGGGCTCTGCCATTTCCAGCCCTGTGAGAGCTGTCCACATGAG AGCATGGAGAACAACGCGACATGCAGAGACCATCCTACTATGGTGTCAAAGCCCTACTACAGAGTGGACCTCTTCAACAGGCAGATGACTGACGTCCTGCTCACATCTTTGCTGGTCACAACCATAGAGAACAAGACCGTAGCCCATATTGGCACCTCGACTGGACGTCTGCTGCAG ctTGTGCTGACAAGGTCTAGCCCTATTATCTTTGCCAATTACTCCTTGGTAGAAAACCAGAGGGTCTCATCCATTGCTGCTGTTTACTCGTCAGAGTATCTTCTCTTTGTGGTTGGAGACAAG ATGATCCAGGTGCCCCAGAGAGGACCAGGCTGTCAACACTTTCTGACTTGCGCCATGTGTCTGACAGCCCCTAAGTTCATGGGCTGTGGCTGGTGCTCTGGAGTGTGCACCTGGGAAAGCGAGTGTCACAGTCGGTGGAGGAACGAGTCCTGCCCACCAGGGATCACAGGG TTCTTTCCACGGACTGCTCCCCCTGATGGTCAAACAGAGCTAACGGTGTGTGGATGGGAGTTCCAGTCCCCCATGAGACCCGCCATCACTTCCAGAACCCACCAGGTCCGACTTGGACAGACTGCTTGCACTGTGCTTTCAGCCAAAAGCAACAGCACACA CCTGCTGTGTAAGATTCGCTCCGGGGCCACTGAGCTGTCCAAACCAGTCAACATTACAGTGGAGGTGCATGAGAGCAAGGTGGAGGCACGCTACTCCATTGATGGGAACGCAGAAATGCCGGGATTTACATTTGTG ATTCCCAACATCACAGAAATTCAGCCCAACTATGGGCCTCGTGTTGGGGGCACACTCATCACAGTAACTGGACCTCATTTGGATGCTGGGAAGACGAGGAAAGTCACTCTCAATGATGTGCCCTGTCCTATAAAGAG AGTCACAAAGCCCAAAGGCAATGTGTCCtccatcatctgtctgtcccAGCACATCTCTGAAGTGAGGGACGTTCCTCTGAGCGTTTTCATCGACAAGTCTCCTGTTCTGACCACAAAGGTGTTTTACTACAAAGAAAATCCAAAGATTACAGCTGTCCTGCCAGCATGTAGTTTTGACAG GGGGTCAAAGATTGTGATTGAAGGGGAGAACCTGGACTCTGTTTACCGCACCATCATCCGCTTTAAACCCAATGAAAGCCACTTGAAACCTGTGACAAGG gAGTGCATCGGCAAATCCTTGCCCACAAGGATGGAGTGTGTCTCTCCTGTGTTCCCCAGggatgagacagaggaaggagagctttCTTTTGACATGGATGGAGCGGTGGGACTTTGGGACAAAGAGTTCTCCTACCACCCCTACGGCGAGCCCATACCTTTTGAAACAGAGGGACACGTGCTGAGTTTGTACCCTGGGTTTGATGAAGTGTCATTACAT CATCAAAAGCTGAACCTGGTGAGCTCCTGCATGACCATCATTATGACGGTGGCAGGTGTTAATTGTGACGCTAAAGTCCTGGATAATGAGATCACCTGCAGGATCCCCAAAAACATGACCATTCCCAGCGAGGGACTGCCAGTGAAG ATCTCCATCAACGGGCAGGTCCACAATGTTGGCACGGTGGTGAGGGTCAGCAACCACTACATGGTGGGCATTGTTCTGGGGATCCTGGCAGCTCTGGTGGCAGGGGCGGTGCTGGCCTTTGTTGTCATGAAACACTTacggaagaagaagaaag cctCCATGGTAGAGACCCGTTTGGCCCACAATGCTAACCGCTCTGGTACAAATAATGTGGAGCTGTCACCTGTCGGGGACTACAGGAGAG TAGTATCCTTGAGTCCTCCCACACCTCTGGTGGGGTCGGTGGTGTTCCCCACCCGGGCCTACGCTGCAGGCAGCATAGATCCTTCCCTCACTCCCCTCATGCCCCCAGAGAAGATCTCCATCTCCAGTTTTAGgccagagctgctggaggaggtgaaggatgTTCTCATTCCCGCTGAGATGCTTCTTGTGCAGCACCACCGGATCATAGGGAAGG gccATTTTGGCACTGTCTATCATGGCTACTTCACTGACCACAACAGCAGAGAAATCCACTGTGCTGTCAAGTCTTTGAATA GAATAACAGATGTCGAGGAGGTGGAGCAGTTTCTGAAGGAAGGTATCATAATGAAGGGGTTCCACCATAGTAATGTGCTGTCTCTGCTCGGCATCCTCCTGCCACACGAAGGGCTCCCTCTAGTGGTGCTACCGTACATGAAACACGGGGACCTGCGGCACTTCATACGCTGCGAGAAGAGG AATCCTACCGTGAAAGATTTGATTGGCTTCGGGCTGCAGGTTGCCAAGGGGATGGAGTATTTGGCCCAGAAGAAATTTGTGCACAGAGACCTCGCAGCACGCAACTGCAT gCTGGACGAGTCATATACAGTCAAGGTGGCAGACTTTGGCATGGCCAGAGATGTTTTTGATAAGGAGTATTACAGTGTTCAGGATCACAGGAAGGCTAAACTGCCTGTCAAGTGGATGGCCATCGAGagtctgcagacacagaaatTCACCTCCAAGTCAGATGTG TGGTCCTTTGGTGTGATGATGTGGGAGATGCTGACCAGAGGAGCAAGCCCCTACCCGGAGGTGGACCCTTATGACATAACACATTACTTACTGAAGGGCAGGAGGCTTCCCCAGCCTCAGTACTGCCCTGACCCTTT gtaTAGCATTATGCTTCAGTGCTGGGACCCCGATCCAGAGTTGAGGCCCAGTTTTGCTACGTTGGTGTCAGCTGTCTCCACCATCCTGTCCAGCCTGGAGGGAGAACACTACATCAGTCTGAATGTCACCTACGTCAACCTGGACCAACCGCGGCCCTACCCAGCCCTCACAGAGTCTGCTGACGAATACGACTCCACAGATGTTGAAGACTCAGGCTCAGTCTCTTCCTGA